Proteins from one Procambarus clarkii isolate CNS0578487 chromosome 8, FALCON_Pclarkii_2.0, whole genome shotgun sequence genomic window:
- the LOC123759621 gene encoding uncharacterized protein isoform X2 produces MFSCLLISLLVGIVAAEGPRWCELPASCQPGQLVPHPWDCHQYHLCVVGGVPHSTPLRCPHRHYFHPAWRRCLPEDTPCLPQCPRACPCHLLRQGRLVPHHHNCRPAQLLHVDTGHCLDTRCLNFCGDRAKVAPLVTRNVTRVSGSVVVSDQCKFSCNGDFSKYADHYDCSLYYQCFSGGITVPASCPGNFPYFDGEDCVTDNSACCADLTTTTTTTTTTTPGSTLSPATPPTATTKIPSTTRATKTTTTTTTSFTPTTITTPTTTGATPSIGCIPEPDCSDKPFGHLEGDPDDCFKFYFCLGDGTISANSVNCPIGEFFNPSFHTCQKIVGDTFHCPQPCDSLCPYTCAESDRIYDPFDCSKYYLCIEGTPIHLPCTESVPYFNGTTCVASPDSCCRFPCPPYCPRGGVFVPHGQDCHKYYICVDVGTPLDTAVLTCKDNQVYDYKLRKCSATAECKILC; encoded by the coding sequence GTTGGGATAGTAGCGGCGGAAGGCCCCAGATGGTGTGAGCTACCAGCCAGCTGTCAGCCGGGACAGCTGGTGCCTCATCCCTGGGACtgtcaccagtaccacctgtgtgtggtgggcggcgtGCCCCACTCCACCCCTCTACGCTGCCCCCACCGACACTACTTCCACCCCGCCTGGAGGAGGTGCCTGCCGGAGGACACCCCTTGTCTTCCACAGTGTCCACGCGCCTGCCCCTGTCACCTCCTCCGCCAGGGAcgtcttgtccctcaccaccacaactgtcGGCCAGCCCAGCTCCTCCACGTCGACACCGGTCACTGCCTCGACACACGTTGTCTGAACTTCTGCGGTGACAGAGCTAAAGTTGCCCCGTTGGTGACACGGAATGTCACACGAGTGTCCGGCTCCGTCGTGGTGAGTGATCAGTGCAAGTTCTCCTGTAACGGAGACTTCAGTAAATATGCTGACCATTATGACTGCTCTCTGTACTACCAGTGCTTCTCTGGGGGGATTACTGTCCCGGCCAGTTGTCCGGGAAATTTCCCGTATTTTGACGGGGAAGACTGCGTCACCGACAACTCTGCTTGTTGCGCTGACctgacaactaccacaaccaccacaactaccaccaccccaggaagtacTCTTTCACCTGCCACACCGCCAACAGCAACAACCaaaatcccctctactacacgtgCAACTaaaactaccacaacaacaacaacaagtttcacacccacaaccattacaACACCCACGACAACCGGCGCGACCCCATCCATAGGATGTATACCAGAGCCAGACTGCAGTGACAAGCCGTTCGGTCATCTCGAAGGAGATCCAGACGATTGCTTCAAATTTTATTTTTGCTTAGGGGACGGGACCATTTCTGCAAATTCAGTGAATTGTCCTATTGGGgagtttttcaacccttcctttcACACCTGTCAGAAGATCGTAGGTGACACCTTCCACTGTCCACAGCCCTGCGACTCCTTATGTCCTTACACATGTGCTGAAAGCGATCGCATCTACGACCCTTTTGACTGCTCCAAATACTATTTATGCATAGAAGGAACGCCTATACACCTTCCTTGTACTGAGAGTGTACCGTACTTCAACGGTACGACCTGTGTGGCCAGCCCAGACTCCTGCTGCAGGTTCCCGTGCCCGCCGTACTGTCCTCGTGGTGGGGTATTCGTGCCCCACGGCCAGGACTGCCACAAGTACTACATCTGTGTGGACGTTGGCACGCCCCTTGACACCGCAGTGCTCACGTGTAAAGACAATCAGGTGTATGATTACAAGTTAAGGAAATGTTCAGCAACAGCTGAGTGTAAAATACTCTGTTGA
- the LOC123759621 gene encoding uncharacterized protein isoform X1, translating into MLAAVTMKFALISLLVGIVAAEGPRWCELPASCQPGQLVPHPWDCHQYHLCVVGGVPHSTPLRCPHRHYFHPAWRRCLPEDTPCLPQCPRACPCHLLRQGRLVPHHHNCRPAQLLHVDTGHCLDTRCLNFCGDRAKVAPLVTRNVTRVSGSVVVSDQCKFSCNGDFSKYADHYDCSLYYQCFSGGITVPASCPGNFPYFDGEDCVTDNSACCADLTTTTTTTTTTTPGSTLSPATPPTATTKIPSTTRATKTTTTTTTSFTPTTITTPTTTGATPSIGCIPEPDCSDKPFGHLEGDPDDCFKFYFCLGDGTISANSVNCPIGEFFNPSFHTCQKIVGDTFHCPQPCDSLCPYTCAESDRIYDPFDCSKYYLCIEGTPIHLPCTESVPYFNGTTCVASPDSCCRFPCPPYCPRGGVFVPHGQDCHKYYICVDVGTPLDTAVLTCKDNQVYDYKLRKCSATAECKILC; encoded by the coding sequence GTTGGGATAGTAGCGGCGGAAGGCCCCAGATGGTGTGAGCTACCAGCCAGCTGTCAGCCGGGACAGCTGGTGCCTCATCCCTGGGACtgtcaccagtaccacctgtgtgtggtgggcggcgtGCCCCACTCCACCCCTCTACGCTGCCCCCACCGACACTACTTCCACCCCGCCTGGAGGAGGTGCCTGCCGGAGGACACCCCTTGTCTTCCACAGTGTCCACGCGCCTGCCCCTGTCACCTCCTCCGCCAGGGAcgtcttgtccctcaccaccacaactgtcGGCCAGCCCAGCTCCTCCACGTCGACACCGGTCACTGCCTCGACACACGTTGTCTGAACTTCTGCGGTGACAGAGCTAAAGTTGCCCCGTTGGTGACACGGAATGTCACACGAGTGTCCGGCTCCGTCGTGGTGAGTGATCAGTGCAAGTTCTCCTGTAACGGAGACTTCAGTAAATATGCTGACCATTATGACTGCTCTCTGTACTACCAGTGCTTCTCTGGGGGGATTACTGTCCCGGCCAGTTGTCCGGGAAATTTCCCGTATTTTGACGGGGAAGACTGCGTCACCGACAACTCTGCTTGTTGCGCTGACctgacaactaccacaaccaccacaactaccaccaccccaggaagtacTCTTTCACCTGCCACACCGCCAACAGCAACAACCaaaatcccctctactacacgtgCAACTaaaactaccacaacaacaacaacaagtttcacacccacaaccattacaACACCCACGACAACCGGCGCGACCCCATCCATAGGATGTATACCAGAGCCAGACTGCAGTGACAAGCCGTTCGGTCATCTCGAAGGAGATCCAGACGATTGCTTCAAATTTTATTTTTGCTTAGGGGACGGGACCATTTCTGCAAATTCAGTGAATTGTCCTATTGGGgagtttttcaacccttcctttcACACCTGTCAGAAGATCGTAGGTGACACCTTCCACTGTCCACAGCCCTGCGACTCCTTATGTCCTTACACATGTGCTGAAAGCGATCGCATCTACGACCCTTTTGACTGCTCCAAATACTATTTATGCATAGAAGGAACGCCTATACACCTTCCTTGTACTGAGAGTGTACCGTACTTCAACGGTACGACCTGTGTGGCCAGCCCAGACTCCTGCTGCAGGTTCCCGTGCCCGCCGTACTGTCCTCGTGGTGGGGTATTCGTGCCCCACGGCCAGGACTGCCACAAGTACTACATCTGTGTGGACGTTGGCACGCCCCTTGACACCGCAGTGCTCACGTGTAAAGACAATCAGGTGTATGATTACAAGTTAAGGAAATGTTCAGCAACAGCTGAGTGTAAAATACTCTGTTGA